In Juglans regia cultivar Chandler chromosome 13, Walnut 2.0, whole genome shotgun sequence, the DNA window AATGTTGTTATTacattatagtattttattattatttattttttaatgtttcaaggttgtttttttgttgttcaTATGGAGAATTATGTGGCCCGTGAATTGTTGGTCAACACGTGGTATCAGTTGattgtatttataattatgtCAAACAagattctttttattaattaaaaggaaagatattgttgggttttgttatgttttcaaaagtgCTAAAGACTCGAGATCCGTTTTTTAGAAGTAACATCGACTCCAAATCCAATGGTCCTGGGAATGGATGCCTTGTGCACACACTTAAACTAGATGTATAAAAATTGCAGGCTAGCTCAGTATGTTTCGTGAAACGCTCGAGTTGGGGAATATTATCGCTTGAGTTGAGCTAGAACGTAAAACAATGCGTAGGTTTTCTGAGTGCCAAGCTGGATTCACTTGCGAGCTACGTGCCAGCTACTTATTTGTgctgttttgttttaatatttgtgtttgtttatttttttataaaaaaaatgttttaaaaaaaaaaaaaaattacactctTATCGGTGACTCTAGCAGCGCCCTTAACGACGATTGAGAAGCCTGAGAACTTGGGCCCAAGGTTGGAATTGTACATAAGCTGTGTGGGCTCGGGCCTTTTACTTTATCAGACAGGCTCAACTTGTGAAGCCCAATTATATGAGCTCTGGAGATAGTGGGACTCGCCCAAAGGTTCAATTTCCAAGCTTCGCCTCCCCAGTTTTTATAAACGAAATTCGTTCACCATTCTCCTGCTTCGTGTGTTCTATAAGCTCCTACCAGGTAATAATATCACACTTTTCTAACGATTATTTTCCTGAAACTATCTTGTTCGATTTCGATTTTTCATTCGCGCAATCACTGTTTTAGGGCTTCGATTTGGAGCCCGCCTTTTTTTTTGGGGGCGTTTGTGCATTTGTCAAGGGGTTTTCCGTTTCGGAACCACCTGAtatgtttggttgctgagaaactgtaggaaaagaaaatgaatttatcggatttcagaatttttctattGTTATCTCAAGGACACGAAATTTCCATAATCCAGCTGATTTTGCCAAGGGGGAGAGTTTCCGGTCTTTATTTGAAATCAGATAAACATCAAGCTTTGTTTTACCGGAGCGCGTATTCTGTTTCGTCGGATTCTTTGTTTATTGTACTGTTGAATCAGTTTTGTGTTAAATCTGAATGCTCAACCTCTAACAAGAAATACTGATtaagctagggttttgattcAAGGTGTTGGGGAAGAGAGATCAAGATGGGATTTATAATGGAGTTTGCAGAGAATTTGGTACTAAGGTTAATGGAGGACCCTAAGGAGAGGGATAGGAAGTTCAGGGAGCACGTGTATGCAGTTAAGGATCGGTGTAACAAGACCAAGGAGATGTGGAGCTATCCTCTCCGTCCCTACGGTTTCTGGACCTTCGATCGCCACAACTCTCAGCTGAAGTGGGATGCTCAGATTAGCCAGGTGCCTGGCCGAAGGGACCCCTATGATGACCTCCTTCAGCACAGCCATGATACCCCGAAATGAAGAAGTGAGGTCGTTTTCCCAGCTTTTGTGTTTGTTATATGTTAAAATTCACAATGTGTGGTGTGATACTTTTTTGTGCCATGAGttgtttggttactaaactcatctcaactcattattacaattttttcaaattccaatacaaaatataataaacaattcatcccaaaataataataatattaaaaaataatattctactaatattctattatctcaactcaattaagttcaacatccaaacacagccttagtcAGGATGAGTTAGCGCTGTTTCTGGTGGAGCATCTGTGTGTTATTCTCCTAAATATTAGACATTTGTTTGACATATATTAAACATGCAAAGaaatatacacaatttatattgAACTCTTGGACTGGATGTTGAAGATCAGGTCATATGGAATGGATCGTGTCTCTCATTTGCGTGGCATGTAATTGGTTGAGCTTGGAACATCTTTTGTTTTCAGAATTATGCAGTTAGTCATCAATTTAAGGAAATCCATCAGAATGTTGATGGGGGACATCATGTCTGAATTGAACTGAACTGAACCATTGCATCGGTTATTCATCAATTTTGTTTTACTGATGCAGAAATCTCTGTATGCCATCTGCGAAGTGAATTAAAGCTTTTCTGAAGGAAATGGCGAGAAAGTTGAGCTTGTTCTATTGAATTTTCGTTCCATGTATTGTGCAGCAGGAGTATCGGTTGGTTTGTAGCACTTGTTTTAATGACTCATCCATGACTTTGAATAAGCATTCATATAACTCTAGTTTTATGAAAGACGCTCATTTGGAATGTTTATTATCTTTCTGATTTGATTGTTATGTTCTTCTGTCAATCTCATCCGAAAAACGATTTGAGGAAGCTTTTGATTGAATCCGCCTCCGTTCTATTTACTCGTTGTAGCTTGTGATTGTCCTATTACCATAATCTTGGAGAAGCAAGCGTTTACAAGAGGGTTTGTCTTTTCCAGCTGGATTTGGCATTGTATTCCCTTGCTTTGCTAGTATTGGAACAACCAAATACTAGGTTTTCAAAATAAGTGATGGGAAGGATGGAAACTTGGATTTATACTAGTGTAATTGCACTCACCATAATCTGCAGTGAGGGAAGTGTAAATTCACAAGGCAGAGGTCGGCAATCGAAAGTACGATATAAGGTCAACTCTTGTGATCTTGATTATACCTTGTATCGAAATTGCAATCTCAGACACCTGGTGGCTGGAAAAGACCGGAAATGAATGTCAAGGCATCCGTGCATGCAGTGTGGGAGAAGctgtaatatactaatagtcatgCGTTTATTAGTACTGAAATCAGGTAGACGTGGAATCAAATAGCAAatcattgaaaatttgaaagcaaGATCTCCAGTAGAACAAGAGCCCGGTCTTAGAGGAGAACACAAACCAACATCCATCTTTAAGTTCTGAACCACAAAATCCAGGTACATTTGAAACCAACCAACGAACCACAATCATTCATTCATACTTAGAAAGAAGTTGAAACACAGACGAAAAGTCAATTACAATAAAAACCAGGCCACATTTCCCACGCCCATGTACCCAACTAGGTCCCCAAGGAACAGATTACAATGAGATGCAAAGCAAATTTGAACGAAACAGGAACACTTTTAATCCGAATCAGAAGAGtctgatttatgttctgctgctgctgctgctttcTCTCCATACCCATCCTGCTTAACTGCCTTGGATATCTCCTCGAGAGGAACTAAAGGCAAATACCCAAAGATAGGGTAGCCCTTCTGAGTCATGTCCTTCACCACGTGATTGTACTTATCTGACAAATGAGCAGCCGCAGGCCCAGCCTTCCTAGCCACCGCGTGCAATGGTGGAAACTGGTTCAGTCCAATCCACATCTTCACACTTTGCGACAGAATAAACTGCTTGTACTCTGAAGCAGCATAGTGCACAGCAGCACGAGGACCACCAATTTGAGCCTCCTTTGCCAGTTTTTGAGCCTTTTCAGATGCCTTCTGAATTAAACCGTGAGCTTTGCTCACAACCCGCTTCGCCAAAGGTGGAGCATGCTCATCGAACTTCTGTGAAGTTTCATCTATCTGCAGTAATCGAGCGAATTATAAGTTAATGGAAGAAGCATAAAACACTGTCAACTGTGAAGTTCTTCATAACCAttgcaaaatgatagtaaaTTTTGATGCTTCTAAAAGGTATATACAAGGCCCTACAATACAAGAAGCACGaatactaattttaaattgGAACACAAAAATATCACACCAGCATccgaatgaaataaaatgaggaagTTAAATCATATCAACAACGTAACAAATCCAAGGCTTGTGGTCTGTGACTCTGTCGATGTTTTCGAACACATGAAAACAGtctcaagggaaaaaaaaaatgtcaagatccaaataaaaaaaaggcgatcaaaattcaaatgttcGGTACCTTCTTATCAAGAAAAACAAGGAGATCATCGGGCACGCCCTTGAGTTTATCGTAAACCGGGCCCACAACGGTGGTCACGGCACCCTCTACAGTGCCGACGGTGGATCGCAGAGACCCCGAGTTCTGCTTCGCGTAATCGTAAAGATTCGACGCGCACACCAGGGTGTGAATTGCCGCCATCCTCACGAACCCTAGGTGCTTCAGTCGCTGATTCTTTGTCTCGGTCTCCGTATCCTGCTGTGAAAATATAGCATCAGGTTTCGAGCAAAGAAATGCACAAGAGTTTGAAGCCAATAAACCATGAATTGagaaaagaacaaacaaaaggCGCAGTTTTACAAGGAAGAAGAGGAGCTTACAGAGGCCATTGCGAATCAAAGTTGATTTTCTTTTGCGTAAGTTTACAGCAGATTTTGGTGGCGTAGTAACTGAAAAATACCCTTGGGATGTGGGTTGCAGAGAGTCGTTATTTATAGTAACGGCGACGGAATAGCCTTTTGCTACGTTGTTACATCGGACCGGGTTAGTGATACCGATGCAGCAGTTTCAGCGATAATCGGCTTGCTCAAGACTCGAGTTACTCTGGGAGTAGAAGTTTCTGGAAGGACGCGTGGCGAATGATGACACGTTGGTCGGAGTTTCCAAGGCACCTGGCCTTTATGGCCCATTAGGTTAGGGAATGCTTTTAAGGGCATGGCCCACGTCGTCCCCTCGTCGACAAAGCTTGTGGACagaattaaaagtttaaatggTCACAGTGGGAATAGGCACACAGATcttggatttaaaaaatataaaaaaaaaaaaaaaattctttcaataataaatatctGATCCAAATTGTACGAGGTTAATTTGTAGGcgtcattttattaatcattcCAAGCAGATCAGAGATTCTCAAACAAACCATTTGTTCTTTAATTGGCCAATTGTTGTGGTAATTTAGAACTagttcattttcataaaatttttattttattttatttaattattataatttttttaaatttgataataaaaatattattaaaaaaatatatatttaaataatattttatttaatttttaatttttattttaattcattttatttcatagtaactcaatattcaaatacaacCTAATCCACCTTTCCGTGAAAATGGTCTGTTAACTCTAGCATAGCTTTATTTTAAacagtttaaagtttaaacacgAAGTCTAGATCTATTCAAAATGGAGAATAGCAATGATGTAAAAACAAGAGGATCTTTATGCGGTGCTCCTATTATTGGCTGCCAGATTGTAAACCGAGGGGGGATTTTTCCATTCTACTGTTGTTCTGAATCCTGATATGTATGATATATAGCATTAGCATTAGTTtcattaaatttacctttaaaatttaataaaaaatatatattttttataaattcaaaacttccTTATTCATAacctcacattagattagtcattagattcatcaaaataataatatttttaattttttttttatattttataattacactaactatatatacattaataatttaatttgatacttaaattattgataCTAACTAGAGGGTCATTTATACTGTTAAGGCTAGAAAATACATCAACACCCACTATGCAGTAGTGTTAATAAAAAAAGGCACTcaagaaaagatgaaagaattacattacaatataataaatacattttataataaaataataagaatagagaatgaatagtaagtttttaaatataaagatgaagatgaagatactTTAGTTCAAAATTTGAGCTTTGATAATATACCGTATTCAATACCAGTATTTTAACCtccaaatcatcaaattttgatgaaaactTTCATTTGATGAGACTGATGCTATGCTCTGAAGCGGGATTGGCTATGGGACATTGGAAGAGCGTCTCCACTCAAGTGTTCAGCTATGAAATGCAAACTCCCTGCACAAAATAATAGTCTGGAAGCAATTACACGATAAATCACGATTCCAAGTCACAGCTACCAAGGTTCTGTAACGCAATGTAGTCGTTTACGTCAGCGACTTCTCACCCTTTGTTACGCAGCATCGCCTGAAAGGCATCAGCTACCAACCCATCCTAAAATTTCCCTAAAGTAAATGCTTGGTCTTCTCAAAGGTTGTATTTTCACATTTTGGCTCACCAACACGGCACTTTTCATCCATTTTAGCCTCTGGAATAGGCATAGCTTAAAGCGTGTTTagattgtaaaaaaaacaattcatagCCAAGTCTACCGACCGGGCTTTTAATTCCCCCACTCTTAACTTCCAAGGTATAGCATATGCACACCACCACTGATGTTTCTTGTACTTGTGAAGTATGCAATCTTCTTAACTCCAAAATCTACCATTTCCTCTAGAATTTTGgactcgtatatatatatatatatatatatatatataatcctatAGTTGGTTTAgcacaaaaaaaattctctacaaTTGCATTGCCCTATTGGCTATTTCCAGATGATAAAAAAGACCCATGTGTACCAAAAGGCACTTCACAAGAGCTTGCATAATTGCATAGTTCAATTTCCTGTTACTCATTCGCCATAATGCTCGTAGCACTTTTTACTTGAGTTTACAAAAAAGTTTAAATCGTAAAAgtctttgtaataaaaaaaaaaagtggaaaacGAATACAAAGAAAAAGGCAACCTAGTAGCATCACATTTCCAAAACTTCTCAGGAAGCCTGAGATTTTTGGCGCTTCACATCCTGGACAATAGGCTCCTTCAcctgcaaaagagaaaaggTCGCGGAAACCATGTGTTATAGGGGCATCGTCTTTCACTTGCCCTCCATGCAGAAAGTAAACTACAGCCCGTCGTTTCTATATGGAATCTAAAGCTTACCATGCTTGTTTTTCTGGATCGCTTGTCTTGACTGGGCCTACTGCAGATAACCGCATCAACTTCATCACACAAATTTGTGTTTCCGTTTAGTCTTCCAGTCTCGTACCCTGGCACAAAACTTTCTCTTGAAGCTACTGGCTGCACAATCCGGAGTTGATTACTTAGAAGGTGGCTCTAGATCCCAAGACTAAatgaaaaagagtaaaattttcCATCCCCCCTGCCTTTCCAATTTCTCTTCGTGTTATCTATATTACCTCCTGGACCCTACTTGTGGGGGTGTTTCCATGCTCCTTTCTCTTTGAAATTGTCTGCTCGCTCCGGATCGGGCCATTCTCATTTAAGTCAGATCTCACTCTCATGCGGGTGAGATCTGATCCGATGGAGTGTAGGACACCACAAGTGGACATGTCCTTGTCGTTATTCCCTGATATCAATATAGCAGATTGAAGTCTATATAAAGTGATTATACAAAGACTCAGGTAAAGCTCTGAAGCTGAACTTCAAGgaagaaagaaactttgattAGGTACCTATAGCCTGGAACTCTACATGGTTGGACTTGTTATGTGGTTCGTTAGTATCAACTTCCTGTTCAATTTGATTTGTCAAAGAAGAACAGGGCAACTACATTAGATGGTATGTGCACAAAACAAAGTTTCTGGTTATTACCATTGCCGTAGTGTTGAAGACTTTGTTGACTTCTAGCAGCTTTTTCTTAGTCGTTTCAGAATGGATCACGCGCTTGCCTATGTGGTAAAATAGATGAATGAAAAGTAAGTCGACCGCAATATGATACTGCAAAACTATGCCAAGCACAAACTTTTCAGCGTGACTGCACACCTAGCCTTCGGTTGCCTTTGGCTTCAACAAAACCATCTATAGtcattttattgattattttgcGAACAGCGGCCTGGTTGGCTTCTCCTTCGAGCTTGCTCTGAAGCTTCGAAACGGTTATGTATTTCATCGGAAGAGCATGATACAAAGCctgatatggaaaaaaaaaataaaaaagttagcAAATGCTATGTGTAGAGCATAATCACAAGACACCTTAATATAAATTGGAAACGATCAGAAATTAAGTAAATATGGTTTCCCTATATCTACAAAGCCAATGACCTAATTCAACTGCTAGTTCTAGTTCTTGTGCTTGTAGTTGTAGAAATTTTTGGGAACGTTGAGGATATGATCCTTCTATGGAAACCATTCTCAACATACATGCAGTAAGTTGTAGACATAGGAATCGCATAATAGTTCCACATAAACGTGTTGATCAGATAGGCAAAATCGTTGGCATCGTAGATGAAAAATCGAATCCATAGACTGCAAACTAAGGaaaacagaataaaataaatctgaccTTCATATACATGTGATCTTCGACCTGGGGGATTTTGCCACCAACAGGAACTACTTGCCCATCTATTTCTTCCTTCACCATTGTGAACTCGTAACTAGAGTCCTAGTTTGTTCAAAAGCAAAGAAGTTAACTAACCATCTGATACAGATACCTTCGGTGCAATTAAAAAATGGGCTGGGGAAGATAAAGCAACCCTTTGCTTGTTAATGGCATAACTGTCCCTTCCAGTTTTAGATAGAACACCATCCTTAACAAGCTTTTCCATGATTTCTGAAATCCAATAAAATAGAATCAGAAACAAGAATAATTGTAATGAATCTCAAAATATGAATGTGCTTCGCCTTGTTTAAGGCTTTAACATGGGTCAAAGCCTCCATTTACCTTCGCTCAAAACCTGCATTTACAATAACACAAACAATATCATTAATATTGCACAAAGTGGGAACTATggtagattaaaaaaatttctttcgtAAATTAGTTGAAGTGGCTAATCGTACTGACATTCATTCGTGCCACTGTATCTCCCAAActgtaccaaaaaaaaaagtgtcctTACCACGGAGATGTCCGGAAAATTTGAGAGAACATCAGTAAGCCCAACAGTATCGACGTGACGACAGTTGATCCAGTCCTTAACTCGGGCCAGTTGGTTTTCATCTTCCTCTGGATCCTGAGTATCATCTGCATATATACTAGATCGGTAATCAGAATAGCCACGGCCCAGCGTTTGGCACACAAAACCACAATAATTAGAATGAGGTAAAAAAAGAGTTAGGAAAGAAGCTGAgagttaataaaaatattgacgGGTCTTTGATTAGTCATTGAGTTAAGTTGCGCTGCTTAAGTAGAAATGTGTACTTCTAACGTTACCTTCATCAACGGTGCCATTGTTATTTTCCTGTTGATGTTTATCTGTTAAGAATTCTACTGTTAGTTCCATACTTCTAGTTAACTCAAACTTGAAAGTTAGAAATATTAGGGACAAAAAAATGGTGTAAAAAGGGACGCTCAAGTACTCACCGACTGGTGCAACTATATATTGATCTCCATCTGAATGGTTAACCTGAaggtaataaaaaatattaacaactTTCTCTGAACTTAATTTCTGTACCAGTACATCTGAAATCCGAACCATTCAATCGTAGTTGAATCTTCACGGGcaactaaaacataaaattgGAGTAATGTAGCTGTTCACCTCGCTGTCAGAATCAGAGTAGTCATccttcagaacagaatcagCTCCTAGGCTCACTTCATCATCTTgaatatcttcattttcatccTCACAGGGATCGAGCACACTCTTTACCTGTACACTGAATCCTTTCAGCAAGACTTTATAATTATGAACAACAGATCTGAATATCAGTCATTCTTCCCGTCTTCATCCTTTACCTTGAGAGCCAATACGAGATGTTTGCTATTCACATTCCCAACCTCCATTTTCAAAGGGTTTTTGGTCCATGGATTATGAGCTTCTTCTTCCGTGCAGCCTCTGAAGAATGGAGGCTCATAATCCGCAGGCTGCATTGATAGAAAATAACAATTATGTGTTGTGTATCTTCATCAAAGAGGAAAGTGAGAATGAATTGTGAAATTCTTTCTTGGACTGGTGTTTTAAAGCTAACAAAATGTACATGCACCTTACCCTAATTCCAAAATCTTATAAACGTCATGAATGCCACAATTATGTTTAACCAGTCCAACAAAGTAAGAAAACCACAAGAGTTACAAATGTATTGAGGTTATATGCAGATAATGTCAGAACTGCATAATTAGCTTCCCGATCTATATTTAACTATAtagaaaaatttcaaaaacaaaacagaaaggCATAACAATTACCAAGTATTTGAAACCGAGTTATGAGgaaacatttataaaataacttacagTCGCATCATCATAGTAGAGCAGTTTCATGAGAATCGTACGCTGaaggaacaaaattaaaatcaaatactTGACGGTAAGTTCACCAATTTATCATATCTCATAGAACTGCATAATCAATCTCAGACAACGTTGCGTAATATCAAGTGGCGCCATGTGTGAATGATTTACCTCTTCAGGCATCCTATCCAGAGTTCTCATCAACTGAACCAGTGTCCGAACCATTTTACAAGCAGAACTCCTAAAAGATCAACATGCTTAACATGAACAAAATGTCTCGCTTCGAAGATCACGAGCCACGACAAGACAATCAACAAAAGACGTTCTAATATGTTTATTACCTCATCTGATTTGGAGTAATCTCGGTCGTGGAGGTGCACTTGAATGTTCCACCCTGTTTCTTGTTTCCAGTGCGATTGAGAGTCATTGAAACCTCCTGGCTATCAGAATTGGAGTAACTGAAAGAAACTGCAGTGGCACATTCCAATAGATCAATCCTCTGTAAATGTCCCTAGTTCACTCATTTTTAGCACAAGAATCTTTCCAGTTACCAATCAGTGTCTCGCTAAATGATTGCGACAATAATTTCGGGAGACATCGAACTTTATATTGAAACCTTACATGCATATTCCTCAATCATTGGTCCGTCTACGGTCTCACAAACGCAGAACAAAAGCGTTTTCAGATACTGCTTCTGCAATGCATCGTATACACCTGAAAACGCAATATGAAGGAACGTGGAAATGATCCGATCAAATTAACGTAATTAAAACAATGACGAAAAAGTTAATTCAGATCAAGAGGCTCAAACTAGACGTACCTTTCTCCATCCAATCAATCAGTCGGCGAGACTCTGCATCCATCGGCATGAGCTTTTTGATCTTCATCTCTGAAGATTACGTTGTTATTCCAAAGAAAACATCAGgaattttgaacttttgaactattaaaatagaaaaaaaaaacaactgacTGAAGAGAGCTTACCCAAAGCGGGAACAGACTTATCATTGAAGTACTTCTCTGGAAATAGGCCTCTGATGTAGGTAATATTGAATATAGCAATGCGGAGCAGGTTCCTCGTCTGTTTGAATTCACAAAAAAGTGATTAAAGCTCTAAGATCTAGCAGacgcgaagaaaaaaaaaaagtgaggatCTCCGTTCACTTCGAACCAAATTTATATGTAGCACAGAGATGAAATTACGAATGTAACTCACTAACTATAGGAATGATAAttgcagaacaagtgtaagctTGAGAAAAAGCGAAAAATCTTCAGTGAACGAATTATGTCAAGCTTGAGCTTGACATAATTCGTTCTAAGTTGTCCGCATGAGGAATGGATTAGTcgctattcacaaaattcaatagAAACGGCATAACTGGAAACTCAGTAATTGGCTACATCAAGCTTAACAAGTTCAGACCCGATACATAGTATCAAATTCAATTCTCATGACCAGATGAAATAGATTTGTATTCGACAACTGACGCATGAACTAATTTGAATACTGATCAGagtaaaaaaagaagatgaaaaaagcCGAATCCGATCATTTAAATTCATGTACTACACTCTCAAGTCAAAACTAGAAAAATAGCAACAAACAATCTCATTCAATGCGATTGTCCGTGATTAAAAGCCAACATatgaaagtattaaaaaaaagggaattCTGATGCTGATCACCAGAAGAAGCGAATCCTGCTCGGTGATTTCAGCTTCCTTCACTTTCTGCGCCACAACCTGGGGAAAACAACGACGTTACAAGTGCGATTCTGAAGCGAATGGGCAATTGGCATGTTTAGAGAAGTCGAACGACGTAGAAAGCAATAATTTAAGAGAGCTTTCTCGGCTCACCATGGTCTCAGCGCTTTCAGAGAAAATTAAGAATCGGAGCAAGAGGAGAAAAGCCCGGTGAGTTTTCTTTGAGAATTTGAATCGGAGTAAAGATATGAAAAATGTGGCGGGAGGCGAAGAAACCGGGGAATTTATAGTTGTAGTCCACTGTACTTGTAACAAGGAGTCGGATTacaattaccaaaaaaaaaaaaaattgttcg includes these proteins:
- the LOC109003180 gene encoding REF/SRPP-like protein At1g67360 isoform X1 produces the protein MASQDTETETKNQRLKHLGFVRMAAIHTLVCASNLYDYAKQNSGSLRSTVGTVEGAVTTVVGPVYDKLKGVPDDLLVFLDKKIDETSQKFDEHAPPLAKRVVSKAHGLIQKASEKAQKLAKEAQIGGPRAAVHYAASEYKQFILSQSVKMWIGLNQFPPLHAVARKAGPAAAHLSDKYNHVVKDMTQKGYPIFGYLPLVPLEEISKAVKQDGYGEKAAAAAEHKSDSSDSD
- the LOC109003178 gene encoding meiosis-specific protein ASY1; this translates as MVVAQKVKEAEITEQDSLLLTRNLLRIAIFNITYIRGLFPEKYFNDKSVPALEMKIKKLMPMDAESRRLIDWMEKGVYDALQKQYLKTLLFCVCETVDGPMIEEYAFSFSYSNSDSQEVSMTLNRTGNKKQGGTFKCTSTTEITPNQMRSSACKMVRTLVQLMRTLDRMPEERTILMKLLYYDDATPADYEPPFFRGCTEEEAHNPWTKNPLKMEVGNVNSKHLVLALKVKSVLDPCEDENEDIQDDEVSLGADSVLKDDYSDSDSEVNHSDGDQYIVAPVDKHQQENNNGTVDEDDTQDPEEDENQLARVKDWINCRHVDTVGLTDVLSNFPDISVVLSEEIMEKLVKDGVLSKTGRDSYAINKQRDSSYEFTMVKEEIDGQVVPVGGKIPQVEDHMYMKALYHALPMKYITVSKLQSKLEGEANQAAVRKIINKMTIDGFVEAKGNRRLGKRVIHSETTKKKLLEVNKVFNTTAMEVDTNEPHNKSNHVEFQAIGNNDKDMSTCGVLHSIGSDLTRMRVRSDLNENGPIRSEQTISKRKEHGNTPTSRVQEPVASRESFVPGYETGRLNGNTNLCDEVDAVICSRPSQDKRSRKTSMVKEPIVQDVKRQKSQAS
- the LOC109003180 gene encoding REF/SRPP-like protein At1g67360 isoform X2 produces the protein MASDTETETKNQRLKHLGFVRMAAIHTLVCASNLYDYAKQNSGSLRSTVGTVEGAVTTVVGPVYDKLKGVPDDLLVFLDKKIDETSQKFDEHAPPLAKRVVSKAHGLIQKASEKAQKLAKEAQIGGPRAAVHYAASEYKQFILSQSVKMWIGLNQFPPLHAVARKAGPAAAHLSDKYNHVVKDMTQKGYPIFGYLPLVPLEEISKAVKQDGYGEKAAAAAEHKSDSSDSD
- the LOC109003181 gene encoding uncharacterized protein LOC109003181 codes for the protein MGFIMEFAENLVLRLMEDPKERDRKFREHVYAVKDRCNKTKEMWSYPLRPYGFWTFDRHNSQLKWDAQISQVPGRRDPYDDLLQHSHDTPK